The following proteins are co-located in the Tripterygium wilfordii isolate XIE 37 chromosome 2, ASM1340144v1, whole genome shotgun sequence genome:
- the LOC120014599 gene encoding uncharacterized protein LOC120014599 — MKAMETIQDLIEELKVRTLWWALCIFAVTYFLSHTSSSMLMNLPISILFVSALRILCNEVQFSWKARTAHRQTYLSHLEKKQLSVNDSRLSTAPPPPKWKRKIDSPIVEAAITDFINKILQDFVTDLWYSDITPDREAPRLMHAVIMDAIGEISGRVKEINLVDLLTKDVVDLVGDHLDLFRRNQAAVGVEVMGTLSSEERDERLKYHLSASKELHPALISPESEYKVLQQLIGGLLAVVLRPREANVPLIRCISRELVTCLVMQPLMNLASPGYINELIESILLAFNDDSTKEVGGSQSAGGRHNDDLTATKFSSLHYQGHDMASAKVDDYKDTSVDQRSYQELLMQPRPADWAQMLEVATQRRTEVLMPENLENMWTKGRNYKKKEQKKVKNIIQEPIAKGSGSSAVPARNSGKEGLTKSGIPTGKEQKPVLQLAPDMLGVNERGVHLSQNLQKQLSVEEGLHFGGLTDSSELVINGNRNRLKRSNSASVLNVQPDMKKVFAVDDGGPIISEFYSPDFGSRSEDYSVKRTSDMLIHSVGLHVPKLRCRVLGAYFENLGSKSFAVYSIAVTDAENRTWFVKRRYRNFERLHRHLKDIPNYTLHLPPKRIFSSSTEDAFVHQRCIQLDKYLQDLLSIANVAEQHEVWDFLSISSKNYSFGKSSSVMKTLAVNVDDAVDDIVRQFKGVSDGLVRKVAGASPLSEEASSSISSRHVSLNSDEMNKSILRQNMSETANTSSDNEADDKEVRSSPQGSGWHSDNELISKSFPPRVVNHGEESRNSVLENTNVGVKSECSPMTNLLVTSFNMEDPIGMPPEWTPPNVSVPLLNLVDKVFQLKRRGWLRRQVFWISKQILQLVMEDAIDDWLLRQIYLLRREETIAQGIRWIQDALWPDGTFFTRVGIDHQNKEDDPQLRQQPFQTTSSDKVSKPGSFEQQLEAARRASDVKKMLFDGAPTTLVSLIGHKQYRRCAKDIYYFTQSTICIKQLSYGILELLLVSVFPELRDLVLDIHQKMHVGPL; from the exons ATGAAGGCGATGGAGACAATACAAGATCTGATTGAGGAATTGAAAGTTAGAACGCTGTGGTGGGCTCTGTGTATATTTGCCGTTACTTACTTCTTATCTC ATACAAGTTCATCAATGTTGATGAACTTGCCCATATCTATTCTATTTGTTTCGGCATTGCGCATTCTATGTAACGAGGTGCAGTTCAGCTGGAAAGCTCGAACAGCTCACCGCCAAACCTATTTGTCTCATTTGGAGAAGAAACAGTTATCCGTAAATGATTCAAGGCTTTCTACTGCACCACCCCCGCCAAAGTGGAAGAGAAAAATTGATTCTCCTATTGTGGAAGCTGCTATCACTgattttatcaataaaatattacaaGATTTTGTGACAGATTTGTGGTATTCTGATATCACACCAGACAGGGAGGCCCCCCGGCTGATGCATGCAGTTATTATGGATGCCATTGGTGAAATATCGGGAAGAGTTAAAGAAATCAACCTTGTTGATTTGCTAACAAA GGATGTTGTTGATTTAGTAGGTGACCACTTGGACCTTTTTAGAAGAAACCAAGCAGCAGTAGGTGTTGAGGTAATGGGAACATTATCTTCTGAGGAGAGGGATGAACGATTGAAATATCATCTTTCTGCTTCTAAGGAGCTACATCCTGCACTGATATCTCCTGAGAGTGAGTACAAG GTTCTTCAGCAGCTTATAGGTGGACTATTAGCTGTAGTATTAAGACCTCGGGAAGCCAATGTTCCTCTGATTCGTTGTATTTCTAGAGAGCTCGTAACTTGCCTGGTGATGCAACCTCTTATGAATTTAGCAAGCCCTGG GTATATCAATGAATTGATTGAATCTATATTACTTGCCTTTAATGATGATAGCACTAAAGAGGTGGGTGGTAGTCAGTCTGCAGGAGGCAGACATAATGATGATTTGACTGctacaaaattttcatcctTGCATTATCAAGGACATGATATGGCTTCGGCCAAGGTTGATGACTATAAAGATACATCGGTTGATCAAAGGAGCTACCAGGAATTGCTGATGCAGCCAAGACCCGCTGATTGGGCACAAATGCTAGAGGTTGCCACTCAAAGAAGAACTGAAGTCCTCATGCCTGAAAATCTCGAAAACATGTGGACGAAAGGAAGAAATTACAAAAAGAAGGagcaaaaaaaagttaaaaatataatcCAAGAACCTATTGCAAAAGGTTCTGGAAGTAGTGCTGTGCCTGCGAGGAATTCGGGGAAGGAAGGGCTGACCAAGAGTGGAATTCCCACAGGGAAAGAACAGAAACCTGTGCTGCAACTTGCCCCTGATATGCTAGGTGTGAATGAACGGGGGGTGCATTTGTCACAGAATCTTCAAAAGCAATTATCTGTTGAGGAGGGACTTCATTTTGGTGGATTGACAGACAGTAGTGAACTTGTCATAAATGGAAATCGGAATAGGCTTAAGAGATCCAATAGTGCTTCTGTTCTGAATGTTCAACCTGATATGAAAAAGGTGTTTGCAGTTGATGATGGAGGGCCGATTATATCGGAGTTTTACAGTCCCGATTTTGGCAGCCGCAGTGAAGACTATAGTGTTAAAAGGACTTCGGACATGTTAATTCATTCTGTGGGACTACATGTTCCGAAGCTAAGATGTAGG GTTTTGGGAGCATATTTTGAGAATCTTGGATCAAAGTCCTTCGCAGTCTATTCAATTGCAGTGACAGATGCAGAAAACAGAACTTGGTTTGTGAAAAGAAG ATACAGGAATTTTGAACGATTGCATAGACATCTGAAAGACATTCCCAATTACACATTGCATCTGCCCCCCAAAAGAATATTCTCTTCAAGCACAGAGGATGCTTTTGTTCATCAGCGCTGCATTCAGCTTGACAAATATCTACAA GATCTTTTGTCCATAGCTAATGTTGCCGAGCAGCATGAAGTGTGGGATTTCTTAAGTATTTCCTCAAAA aatTACTCCTTTGGAAAGTCTTCTTCAGTGATGAAAACATTGGCAg TTAATGTCGATGATGCTGTGGATGATATTGTACGCCAGTTTAAAGGGGTTTCTGATGGTTTAGTGCGTAAAGTTGCTGGTGCATCACCCCTTTCAGAGGAAGCCTCTTCTTCAATCTCGAGTAGGCACGTGTCTTTGAATTCAGATGAGATGAATAAATCCATTTTAAGGCAGAATATGTCGGAAACAGCAAATACTTCTTCTGATAATGAAGCAGATGACAAAGAAGTCAGATCTAGTCCGCAAGGCAGTGGTTGGCATTCAGACAATGAATTGATCTCAAAGAGTTTTCCACCCCGGGTGGTCAACCATGGTGAAGAATCTAGAAATTCAGTTTTAGAGAATACAAATGTGGGAGTGAAGTCTGAATGCAGTCCCATGACAAACTTGCTTGTAACCTCCTTCAATATGGAAGATCCAATTGGAATGCCACCAGAG TGGACCCCGCCAAATGTAAGTGTGCCTTTGTTGAATCTTGTTGATAAGGTCTTTCAGCTGAAGAGAAGAGGCTGGCTAAG AAGACAAGTGTTTTGGATATCTAAGCAAATACTACAGTTAGTCATGGAAGACGCAATTGATGATTGGCTCTTGAGGCAGATATATTTGCTTCGGAGAGAAGAAACTATTGCTCAAGGCATTCGGTGGATTCAAGAT GCTCTCTGGCCTGATGGCACATTCTTTACAAGAGTTGGGATTGATCATCAGAACAAGGAAGATGATCCTCAACTTCGTCAGCAACCATTTCAGACTACAAGCAGCGACAAGGTCTCTAAACCTGGTTCTTTTGAGCAGCAACTCGAGGCTGCTCGTAGAGCAAGCGATGTCAAGAAGATGCTCTTTG ATGGAGCTCCAACTACTCTGGTTAGCTTGATTGGGCATAAGCAGTACAGGCGATGCGCGAaagacatttattattttactcAG TCTACCATCTGCATAAAGCAACTTTCATACGGGATTCTTGAGCTCTTACTGGTATCAGTTTTTCCCGAGCTTCGGGATCTTGTGCTGGATATTCATCAGAAGATGCATGTTGGACCTCTTTAA